In Candidatus Dormiibacterota bacterium, the following proteins share a genomic window:
- the rimI gene encoding ribosomal protein S18-alanine N-acetyltransferase, producing MQVIPGLVIERMREEDIAQVQAIEREIFLTPWPKNAYHRELSQNRQASYIVLRREGDIVGYGGLWKVGDEAHVTTIGVRARDQHRGLGRALFAALVQRAYVLGARWITLEVRNSNDHAIRLYEAFGFKVIGRRRGYYTDNGEDAIIMWSDSIHAPAFKRNFVTMLGSVDVSGLNGTPLPDYPQG from the coding sequence ATGCAGGTCATTCCCGGTCTGGTCATCGAGCGCATGCGCGAGGAGGACATCGCGCAGGTGCAGGCGATCGAGCGCGAGATCTTCCTCACGCCGTGGCCGAAGAACGCCTATCACCGCGAGCTCTCGCAGAACCGCCAGGCCTCCTACATCGTGCTCCGCCGGGAGGGCGACATCGTCGGCTACGGCGGCCTCTGGAAGGTCGGCGACGAGGCCCACGTCACCACCATCGGGGTCCGCGCCCGTGACCAGCACCGCGGCCTCGGCCGGGCGCTCTTCGCCGCCCTGGTGCAGCGCGCCTACGTGCTCGGGGCGCGCTGGATCACCCTCGAGGTCCGGAACAGCAACGACCACGCCATCCGCCTCTACGAGGCCTTCGGCTTCAAGGTCATCGGCCGCCGCCGCGGCTACTACACCGACAACGGCGAGGACGCGATCATCATGTGGAGCGACAGCATCCACGCCCCCGCGTTCAAGCGGAACTTCGTGACCATGCTGGGGAGCGTCGACGTCTCCGGGCTGAACGGCACCCCCCTGCCCGACTATCCGCAGGGGTAG
- the tsaB gene encoding tRNA (adenosine(37)-N6)-threonylcarbamoyltransferase complex dimerization subunit type 1 TsaB, whose translation MRVLAIDSSARGRLVVAVADAGGALLDGRVEPGTALDSALPALLREMLRHPPEAVVAVTGPGSYTGLRAGMAAALGVAQALALPLHGAGALQVVAFAAPPGAVEVVAVAAAGRGGVHLARHRREGGGWEPLEPARREAIADVRLPEGTVAVTLDDPPPLGALAGDPLRALAAAAAQALATPPLAAAGLRADYVDPWGPAEVRRV comes from the coding sequence GTGAGGGTGCTGGCGATCGACAGCTCGGCGCGCGGCCGGCTGGTGGTGGCGGTCGCGGACGCCGGCGGCGCCCTCCTCGACGGCCGGGTGGAGCCGGGCACGGCCCTCGACAGCGCCCTGCCGGCGCTGCTCCGGGAGATGCTCCGGCACCCGCCCGAGGCGGTGGTCGCGGTCACCGGGCCGGGGTCGTACACCGGCCTGCGCGCCGGGATGGCGGCCGCGCTCGGGGTCGCCCAGGCGCTGGCGCTGCCCCTCCACGGGGCCGGCGCCCTCCAGGTCGTCGCCTTCGCCGCCCCGCCCGGGGCCGTCGAGGTGGTCGCCGTCGCCGCCGCCGGCCGGGGCGGGGTGCACCTCGCCCGGCACCGCCGCGAGGGGGGCGGCTGGGAGCCGCTGGAGCCGGCGCGGCGGGAGGCGATCGCGGACGTCCGGCTCCCGGAGGGGACGGTCGCGGTGACCCTCGACGATCCGCCGCCGCTCGGCGCGCTGGCCGGCGACCCGCTCCGGGCGCTCGCCGCCGCCGCCGCGCAGGCGCTCGCCACCCCGCCGCTGGCCGCCGCCGGATTGCGCGCGGACTACGTCGATCCGTGGGGTCCTGCGGAGGTGCGCCGGGTATAG
- the tsaE gene encoding tRNA (adenosine(37)-N6)-threonylcarbamoyltransferase complex ATPase subunit type 1 TsaE, with the protein MSQPPRPTSGWPRRVTDGDAATEALGAGLAAALRPGDLIALHGDLGAGKTRLVRGLATGLGVPPEAVRSPTFVLHHVYRGGRITLHHIDLYRLGEGADLRGLDLEWLLDEGAVAIEWAELGDLSGLDPVHLSLEERGTQRREIAIDPAAPARLLEAFAATAPSVPG; encoded by the coding sequence ATGAGCCAGCCGCCCCGTCCCACCTCCGGCTGGCCGCGGCGGGTCACCGATGGCGACGCCGCCACCGAGGCGCTCGGGGCCGGGCTCGCCGCGGCGCTGCGGCCGGGCGACCTGATCGCCCTCCACGGCGACCTCGGCGCCGGCAAGACCCGGCTGGTGCGTGGCCTCGCCACCGGGCTGGGAGTGCCGCCCGAGGCGGTGCGGAGCCCCACCTTCGTCCTCCACCACGTCTACCGCGGCGGCCGGATCACCCTCCACCACATCGACCTCTACCGCCTCGGAGAGGGCGCCGACCTCCGTGGCCTCGACCTCGAGTGGCTGCTCGACGAGGGCGCCGTCGCCATCGAGTGGGCCGAGCTCGGCGACCTCTCCGGGCTCGACCCGGTGCACCTCAGCCTCGAGGAGCGGGGGACGCAGCGGCGCGAGATCGCCATCGACCCCGCCGCCCCGGCGCGGCTGCTCGAGGCCTTCGCCGCCACCGCCCCGAGCGTGCCCGGGTGA
- the thiL gene encoding thiamine-phosphate kinase, with protein MLSRLVAGGTAGEGVLVGPGDDAAVWQPPAGMAVVVSQDALVEGEDFRREWITPHRLGRRCLEVALSDLAAMGAVPAWCTATVCAPAATLLDDVLALALGLREAAAEQGCSLVGGDLSGIRGPLVVDVCAGGWVEPERVLRRDRGRAGDRLAVTGSLGGAAAGLRVLSGGAPAGAAPERVRGWLDAQLGPRARVAEGRRLAALGVRCAGDLSDGLLVDAGRTAAASGCRAEIVAEALPLAPGLREAFPEDWRELALGGGEDFELLVAAPAEVLARVIAGWPAGLAPLTEVGVLREGAGVGLVEGGAPRTPPPVQSRHFS; from the coding sequence GTGCTGTCGCGCCTGGTCGCGGGCGGCACCGCCGGCGAGGGCGTGCTCGTCGGCCCCGGGGACGACGCCGCGGTGTGGCAGCCGCCGGCGGGGATGGCGGTGGTGGTCAGCCAGGACGCGCTCGTCGAGGGCGAGGACTTCCGCCGCGAGTGGATCACCCCGCACCGGCTCGGCCGCCGCTGCCTCGAGGTGGCGCTCAGCGACCTCGCCGCGATGGGGGCGGTGCCGGCGTGGTGCACCGCCACCGTCTGCGCCCCCGCCGCCACCCTCCTCGACGACGTGCTCGCCCTCGCCCTGGGGCTGCGCGAGGCGGCGGCGGAACAGGGCTGCAGCCTGGTCGGCGGCGACCTCAGCGGCATCCGCGGCCCGCTGGTCGTCGACGTCTGCGCCGGCGGCTGGGTCGAGCCCGAACGCGTCCTCCGCCGCGACCGCGGCCGCGCCGGCGACCGGCTCGCGGTGACCGGCAGCCTGGGCGGCGCCGCCGCCGGGCTGCGGGTGCTGTCCGGGGGCGCTCCCGCCGGGGCGGCGCCGGAGCGGGTGCGCGGCTGGCTCGACGCCCAGCTGGGCCCCCGCGCCCGGGTCGCCGAGGGACGGCGGCTGGCGGCGCTCGGGGTGCGCTGCGCCGGCGACCTCAGCGACGGGCTGCTCGTCGACGCCGGGCGCACCGCCGCCGCCAGCGGCTGCCGGGCCGAGATCGTCGCCGAGGCGCTGCCCCTCGCTCCCGGCCTCCGCGAGGCCTTCCCCGAGGACTGGCGCGAGCTCGCCCTCGGCGGCGGCGAGGACTTCGAGCTGCTGGTCGCCGCCCCCGCCGAGGTGCTCGCCCGGGTGATCGCCGGATGGCCGGCCGGGCTGGCGCCGCTCACCGAGGTCGGGGTGCTCCGCGAAGGCGCCGGGGTCGGCCTGGTCGAGGGGGGCGCGCCGCGGACCCCGCCGCCGGTACAGTCCCGCCACTTCTCATGA
- a CDS encoding thiazole synthase, with protein MAVTTPAADRLEIGGAVLENRLIHGTGRFPSDAVLRECLEAARPQMITLAIRRLALDGGGRNELEEIDLRGYTLLPNTAGATTVAQAVRLAHLARAASLSDLIKVEVIGDERTLLPDPVGTLEATRALVEDGFTVLPYCSDDVVLALRLEEAGAAAVMPGAAPIGTTLGIQNPLNIKLIIERVSVPVVIDAGLGVPSEAARCLEWGAAAVLVNTAIARAQNPPEMARAFAEAVAAGRRAHLAGRASISLEAVASSPRPGTVGS; from the coding sequence ATGGCCGTGACCACCCCCGCCGCCGACCGCCTGGAGATCGGCGGCGCCGTCCTCGAGAACCGCCTCATCCACGGCACCGGCCGCTTCCCCTCCGACGCGGTGCTGCGCGAGTGCCTGGAGGCGGCGCGGCCGCAGATGATCACCCTCGCCATCCGCCGGCTCGCCCTCGACGGCGGCGGCCGCAACGAGCTCGAGGAGATCGACCTCCGCGGCTACACCCTGCTCCCCAACACCGCCGGCGCGACCACCGTCGCCCAGGCGGTGCGCCTCGCCCACCTCGCCCGGGCGGCCAGCCTCAGCGACCTCATCAAGGTGGAGGTGATCGGCGACGAGCGCACCCTGCTCCCCGATCCCGTCGGCACCCTCGAGGCCACCCGGGCGCTGGTGGAGGACGGCTTCACGGTGCTGCCCTACTGCAGCGACGACGTGGTCCTGGCGCTCCGCCTCGAGGAGGCGGGAGCCGCCGCGGTGATGCCCGGCGCGGCCCCGATCGGCACCACCCTCGGCATCCAGAACCCGCTCAACATCAAGCTGATCATCGAGCGGGTCTCGGTGCCGGTGGTGATCGACGCCGGGTTGGGCGTGCCCAGCGAGGCGGCCCGCTGCCTGGAGTGGGGCGCCGCCGCGGTGCTGGTGAACACCGCCATCGCCCGCGCCCAGAACCCCCCGGAGATGGCCCGCGCCTTCGCCGAGGCGGTCGCCGCCGGCCGCCGCGCCCACCTCGCCGGCCGGGCCTCGATCAGCCTGGAGGCGGTGGCCTCGAGCCCGCGCCCGGGCACGGTCGGCTCCTGA
- the thiS gene encoding sulfur carrier protein ThiS, translating to MSVPITLNGDPAEVDPGSTLAALLQRLGIEPRRVVVEHNRRVLRAGDHESAVLGAGDEVEIVQLVGGG from the coding sequence GTGAGCGTCCCCATCACCCTCAACGGCGACCCCGCCGAGGTCGACCCCGGCAGCACCCTGGCCGCGCTCCTCCAGCGGCTCGGGATCGAGCCCCGCCGGGTGGTGGTGGAGCACAACCGCCGGGTGCTGCGCGCCGGCGACCACGAGTCCGCCGTGCTCGGCGCCGGCGACGAGGTCGAGATCGTCCAGCTCGTCGGCGGCGGCTAG
- the thiE gene encoding thiamine phosphate synthase: MSVIPEHTTDRTAAAERLARVRLYVITAATDPPERVLATVRAACDAGAEVVQLRRKGEEARLTLRLAERCREIVTPGGDTLLVVNDRLDIAMAAGADGVHLGQDDLPVAAARRLWPAGLVGRSTHSLGQALAAQAEGADYIGVGPVWATPTKPGRPAVGLELVGAVAAAGLRIPWVAIGGVDAATVAAVLAAGARSVAVVRAVSAAADPTAAARDLHASVCSAVAA; this comes from the coding sequence GTGTCCGTCATCCCCGAGCACACCACCGACCGCACCGCCGCCGCCGAGCGCCTCGCGCGGGTGCGCCTGTACGTGATCACCGCCGCGACCGACCCGCCGGAGCGGGTGCTGGCGACGGTGCGGGCCGCCTGTGACGCCGGCGCCGAGGTGGTGCAGCTGCGCCGCAAGGGCGAGGAGGCGCGGCTCACCCTGCGCCTCGCCGAGCGCTGCCGGGAGATCGTCACCCCCGGTGGCGACACCCTCCTGGTGGTCAACGACCGGCTCGACATCGCCATGGCCGCGGGCGCCGACGGCGTCCACCTCGGCCAGGACGACCTGCCCGTGGCGGCCGCCCGCCGGCTCTGGCCCGCGGGGCTGGTGGGCCGCTCCACCCACTCGCTCGGCCAGGCGCTCGCCGCCCAGGCCGAGGGCGCCGACTACATCGGCGTCGGACCGGTGTGGGCCACCCCCACCAAGCCCGGGCGCCCCGCCGTCGGCCTCGAGCTGGTGGGCGCGGTCGCCGCCGCCGGGCTGCGCATCCCCTGGGTGGCGATCGGCGGGGTCGACGCCGCCACCGTGGCCGCGGTGCTGGCCGCGGGGGCACGCTCGGTGGCGGTGGTGCGCGCGGTGAGCGCCGCCGCCGACCCCACCGCGGCCGCCCGCGACCTCCACGCCTCGGTGTGCTCCGCGGTGGCCGCGTGA
- a CDS encoding helix-turn-helix domain-containing protein, whose translation MPPPPVASTQDGGDAGASSIGRAIGVLGDRWTLLILRDAFLRCTRRFGGWRDSLGISDPVLARRLRDLVGAGILRRVPYRTAPERHEYLLTEAGLELWSLLVAIWGWERRWGSGGAATPPDLVHDRCGSPVRPRLACAACGTAVSAHDTAAERSPGVAVECNAPPRPWRRSRHGGAPSGPAPPFAETIALLGDRWITVMLAAAFLRTRRFIEFQRDLGVPPTLLTQRLRLLVELGVLRRAPSGVRAGIHEYRLTEKGLAFFPVMMLMARWADRWMPTAAGPPVRVSHPACGAALEPVLRCDACGEALQLGELHVAGAVPVPRLERADRVSSA comes from the coding sequence GCTCATCCTCCGCGACGCCTTCCTGCGGTGCACCCGCCGCTTCGGCGGCTGGCGCGACTCGCTCGGCATCTCCGACCCGGTGCTCGCCCGGCGGCTCCGCGACCTGGTCGGCGCCGGCATCCTCCGCCGCGTCCCCTACCGCACCGCGCCGGAGCGGCACGAGTACCTGCTCACCGAGGCCGGCCTCGAGCTCTGGTCGCTGCTGGTCGCGATCTGGGGCTGGGAGCGGCGCTGGGGGAGCGGCGGGGCGGCGACCCCTCCCGACCTCGTCCACGACCGCTGCGGCAGCCCGGTCCGGCCGCGGCTCGCCTGCGCTGCCTGCGGCACCGCGGTCAGCGCCCACGACACCGCGGCGGAGCGGTCTCCGGGCGTCGCCGTCGAATGCAACGCGCCGCCCCGGCCGTGGCGGCGCTCCCGCCACGGCGGCGCGCCCTCGGGCCCGGCGCCGCCCTTCGCCGAGACCATCGCGCTGCTCGGCGACCGCTGGATCACGGTGATGCTCGCCGCCGCCTTCCTGCGCACCCGCCGCTTCATCGAGTTCCAGCGCGACCTCGGGGTGCCGCCGACGCTGCTGACCCAGCGGCTGCGCCTCCTGGTCGAGCTGGGGGTGCTGCGGCGCGCGCCCTCGGGGGTGCGGGCCGGCATCCACGAGTACCGCCTCACCGAGAAGGGCCTGGCCTTCTTCCCGGTGATGATGCTGATGGCCCGGTGGGCGGACCGCTGGATGCCGACCGCCGCGGGCCCGCCGGTTCGGGTCAGCCATCCCGCCTGCGGTGCGGCGCTCGAGCCGGTGCTCCGCTGCGACGCCTGCGGCGAGGCCCTGCAGCTGGGGGAGCTGCACGTCGCCGGCGCCGTTCCGGTGCCGCGGTTGGAGCGAGCCGACCGCGTATCATCGGCCTGA